One window of the Pseudomonas sihuiensis genome contains the following:
- a CDS encoding SOS response-associated peptidase encodes MCGRYALFRWSPAFAALPGFPADQKPHWNLAPNGQVLMLRAGEQGPQAAAARWGLTPAWLKDLSKTPAHARAETLAEQPMFREPFRQRRALLPANGFYEWRGGVRKRPYWITNGDSLMYFAALWELYPVGGQEYLSVALITQEAATLRRPLTLDEHEQALWLSNDTLPEQLTALLAKPQVALRERALATLVNDPKLDAPECLTPA; translated from the coding sequence ATGTGTGGACGTTATGCCCTGTTCCGCTGGTCGCCCGCTTTTGCGGCGTTGCCCGGCTTTCCCGCTGACCAGAAGCCGCACTGGAACCTGGCGCCCAATGGTCAGGTGTTGATGCTGCGTGCGGGCGAGCAAGGGCCGCAGGCGGCTGCGGCGCGTTGGGGGCTGACGCCCGCCTGGCTCAAGGACCTGTCCAAGACTCCGGCGCATGCGCGTGCTGAAACCCTGGCCGAGCAGCCGATGTTCCGTGAGCCCTTTCGCCAGCGCCGCGCACTGCTGCCGGCCAACGGCTTCTATGAATGGCGCGGGGGCGTGCGCAAGCGGCCGTACTGGATAACCAACGGCGATTCGCTGATGTATTTCGCGGCCTTGTGGGAGCTGTATCCGGTGGGTGGGCAGGAGTACCTGAGCGTTGCGCTGATCACCCAGGAAGCGGCCACGCTGCGGCGTCCGTTGACTCTCGACGAGCATGAGCAGGCGCTGTGGCTGAGCAATGATACGTTGCCCGAACAGTTGACGGCGCTGCTGGCCAAGCCGCAGGTCGCGCTGCGTGAGCGCGCGCTGGCGACGCTGGTCAACGACCCGAAGCTGGATGCGCCGGAGTGCCTGACGCCGGCTTGA
- the mqo gene encoding malate dehydrogenase (quinone), which translates to MAHNDYQSVDVVLVGAGIMSATLGVLLKELNPGITLEVVELRESGAVESSNPWNNAGTGHAALCELNYTPEGADGSIDIKKSVNINAQFEESKQFWAYLIEKGAINSPKTFINPVPHMSFVRGESGIAFLKKRFEALRQHHAFTEMEYTEDRGTIAEWAPLLIPGRDASEPLAMTRVQAGTDVNFGAVTEQMLAYLTTQPDAKVTCNQKVTDLKRDGEGWLVDIKDTRSGATRKLKSKFVFLGAGGGALPLLQLSGIPEGKGFGGFPVSGQWLRCDNPEIVKQHQAKVYSQAAVGSPPMSVPHLDTRVVDGKKSLLFGPYAGFTTKFLKHGSFLDLPLSVRPNNLGPMLAVARDNMDLTRYLIKEVMQSEEQRLNTLRGFYPEAKAEDWRLEVAGQRVQIIKKDSKNGGVLQFGTELVAAADGTIAALLGASPGASVTVSIMLDLIRRCFPEQAKSDDWRSKLDEIFPAMADVLSSDAARYHEVQAQSNQRLQLDIPSA; encoded by the coding sequence ATGGCGCATAACGATTACCAAAGCGTAGATGTGGTGCTGGTTGGCGCTGGCATCATGAGCGCGACCCTGGGCGTACTGCTCAAGGAACTCAACCCCGGCATCACGCTGGAAGTGGTAGAGCTGCGCGAGTCCGGCGCAGTGGAAAGCTCCAACCCCTGGAACAACGCCGGCACCGGTCACGCCGCGCTGTGCGAACTGAACTACACCCCGGAAGGCGCGGACGGCAGCATCGACATCAAGAAGTCGGTGAACATCAACGCCCAGTTCGAGGAGTCCAAGCAGTTCTGGGCCTACCTGATCGAAAAAGGCGCGATCAACTCGCCGAAGACCTTCATCAACCCGGTGCCGCACATGAGCTTCGTGCGCGGCGAAAGCGGCATTGCTTTCCTCAAGAAGCGTTTCGAGGCCCTGCGTCAGCATCACGCCTTCACCGAGATGGAGTACACCGAGGACCGTGGCACCATCGCCGAATGGGCGCCGCTGCTGATCCCGGGCCGCGATGCCAGCGAACCGTTGGCGATGACCCGTGTGCAGGCCGGCACCGACGTCAACTTCGGTGCGGTCACCGAGCAGATGCTCGCCTACCTGACCACCCAGCCCGACGCCAAGGTCACCTGCAACCAGAAGGTCACCGACCTCAAGCGCGACGGTGAAGGCTGGCTGGTGGACATCAAGGACACCCGCTCCGGCGCCACGCGCAAGCTCAAGAGCAAGTTCGTCTTCCTCGGCGCTGGCGGCGGCGCACTGCCGCTGCTGCAACTGTCCGGCATCCCCGAAGGCAAAGGCTTTGGCGGCTTCCCGGTGAGTGGTCAGTGGCTGCGTTGCGACAACCCTGAGATCGTCAAGCAGCACCAGGCCAAGGTCTACAGCCAGGCTGCCGTGGGCTCGCCACCGATGTCGGTACCGCACCTCGATACCCGCGTGGTGGATGGCAAGAAATCCCTGCTGTTCGGCCCCTACGCCGGCTTCACCACCAAGTTCCTCAAGCACGGCTCGTTCCTCGACCTGCCGCTGTCGGTACGCCCCAACAACCTCGGCCCGATGCTGGCGGTGGCGCGCGACAACATGGACCTGACCCGCTACCTGATCAAGGAAGTGATGCAGTCCGAGGAACAGCGCCTGAACACCCTGCGCGGCTTCTACCCCGAAGCCAAGGCAGAGGACTGGCGCCTGGAAGTCGCTGGCCAGCGCGTGCAGATCATCAAGAAGGACAGCAAGAACGGCGGCGTGCTGCAGTTCGGCACCGAACTGGTGGCTGCAGCCGACGGCACCATCGCCGCATTGCTCGGCGCCTCGCCGGGCGCATCGGTCACCGTGTCGATCATGCTCGACCTGATTCGCCGTTGCTTCCCCGAGCAGGCCAAGAGCGACGACTGGCGCAGCAAGCTGGACGAGATCTTCCCGGCCATGGCCGATGTTCTGTCCAGCGACGCCGCGCGCTACCACGAAGTGCAGGCGCAATCGAATCAGCGCCTGCAGCTCGACATCCCCAGCGCCTGA
- a CDS encoding TMEM165/GDT1 family protein, whose translation MESLFVPTLIVALAEIGDKTQLLALLLAARFRKPWPIIWGIVVATLANHFAAGAVGNWVAGFFSPATLSWILAASFVAVAAWTLVPDKLDDDEASGMKKYGPFLTTLIAFFLAEMGDKTQVATVMLAAQYPHFILVVIGTTLGMLLANVPVVLAGNFAAERLPLTLIRRLAACAFAALAIYAGYQAMKLSGLI comes from the coding sequence CTGGAATCGCTGTTCGTCCCCACCCTGATCGTTGCCCTCGCCGAAATCGGCGACAAGACCCAGTTGCTCGCACTGCTGCTGGCCGCCCGCTTTCGCAAGCCGTGGCCGATCATCTGGGGCATTGTCGTCGCCACCCTGGCCAACCATTTCGCGGCTGGCGCCGTGGGTAACTGGGTAGCCGGTTTCTTCTCACCCGCCACCCTGAGCTGGATTCTCGCGGCCAGCTTCGTCGCCGTGGCGGCCTGGACCCTGGTGCCGGACAAACTGGACGATGACGAGGCATCCGGCATGAAGAAATACGGTCCCTTCCTCACCACCCTGATCGCCTTCTTCCTCGCCGAAATGGGCGACAAGACTCAGGTCGCGACCGTGATGCTGGCGGCGCAGTATCCGCACTTCATCCTGGTGGTGATCGGCACCACGCTGGGCATGCTGCTGGCCAACGTACCGGTGGTACTGGCGGGCAACTTCGCAGCCGAGCGCCTGCCATTGACGCTGATTCGACGCCTCGCAGCCTGTGCCTTCGCCGCCCTGGCAATCTATGCCGGCTATCAGGCAATGAAACTCAGCGGCCTAATATGA
- a CDS encoding YajG family lipoprotein, producing the protein MLHRALIALLAAASLTLAGCALSPQQLTPQPKLTSSLTPVGQGQPVVVRVVDGRPSPVLGTRGGLYPETSSISVNPDYVLPKLQAEAEAAVRLLGFTPSPNAYNAPQLTITLADLKYQSPKEGMYVTEADISASIRADVQGGSRRYTGRYGASLNQRFGTAPNQQTNSKLVGDVLSDALTRAFKDPTIGQVLLQ; encoded by the coding sequence ATGCTGCACCGTGCGTTGATCGCCTTGCTTGCTGCCGCCAGCCTGACTCTGGCCGGTTGCGCCCTCAGCCCTCAGCAACTCACCCCACAACCCAAGCTGACCAGTTCGCTGACCCCAGTCGGCCAGGGCCAGCCGGTGGTGGTGCGCGTGGTCGACGGCCGTCCTTCGCCGGTGCTTGGCACTCGCGGCGGTCTGTACCCGGAGACCAGCTCCATCAGCGTCAACCCCGATTATGTGCTGCCCAAGCTGCAGGCTGAGGCCGAAGCGGCTGTGCGTCTGCTCGGTTTTACACCGTCGCCCAATGCTTATAACGCGCCACAGTTGACCATCACCCTGGCGGACCTCAAGTATCAGTCGCCCAAAGAGGGCATGTACGTCACCGAGGCGGATATCTCGGCCTCGATCCGTGCCGACGTGCAAGGTGGCAGCCGCCGTTATACCGGCCGTTACGGTGCCTCGCTGAACCAGCGTTTCGGCACCGCACCGAACCAGCAGACCAATAGCAAGCTGGTGGGTGACGTGCTCAGTGACGCGCTGACTCGTGCCTTCAAGGACCCGACCATCGGCCAGGTACTGCTGCAGTAA
- a CDS encoding class I SAM-dependent methyltransferase, with protein MDPRSEVLLRHAELFSGELLLAGLPADDLLGALPQARGWNWHAGDQALLTARFAGRSHFDTRLPEGDYRAAVLFLPKSRELTDYLLQALASRLAGKPLYLVGEKRGGIERAAKQLAAYGKPRKLDSARHCQLWCVEVDQAPAVPDLHAQAQSYPLQLADGTLEIVTLPGVFAHGRLDRGSALLLEHLDDLPSGHLLDFGCGAGVLGAALKRRYPDSELSLLDVDAFALESSRLTLARNGLSANLIAGTGIESAPEGLSAIVSNPPFHQGVHTDYQASENLLSQAARHLIIGGELRLVANSFLKYPPLIERHLGPCRTLAEADGFRIYSARR; from the coding sequence ATGGACCCGCGAAGCGAAGTTCTCCTGCGCCACGCCGAGCTATTCAGTGGCGAGCTGTTACTGGCCGGCCTGCCGGCTGACGACCTGCTTGGCGCCCTGCCGCAGGCTCGTGGCTGGAACTGGCATGCGGGCGATCAGGCACTGCTCACCGCACGCTTTGCCGGTCGCAGCCACTTCGACACACGCCTGCCGGAAGGCGACTACCGCGCCGCTGTGCTGTTCCTGCCCAAGTCACGCGAGCTGACCGACTACCTGCTGCAAGCGCTGGCCTCGCGCCTGGCAGGCAAGCCGCTGTACCTGGTCGGTGAAAAACGTGGCGGCATCGAACGCGCGGCGAAACAGCTGGCCGCCTATGGCAAGCCGCGCAAGCTCGACAGCGCGCGACATTGCCAACTCTGGTGCGTCGAGGTGGATCAAGCGCCAGCAGTACCGGACCTGCATGCCCAGGCACAGAGCTACCCATTGCAGTTGGCCGACGGCACACTGGAGATCGTTACCCTGCCCGGCGTATTCGCCCATGGCCGCCTGGATCGCGGCAGCGCATTGCTGCTGGAGCATCTGGATGACCTGCCCAGCGGCCACCTGCTCGACTTCGGTTGCGGCGCTGGAGTGCTCGGCGCCGCGCTCAAAAGGCGTTACCCAGACAGCGAGCTGAGCCTGCTGGATGTCGACGCCTTCGCCCTGGAAAGCAGCCGCCTGACCCTCGCGCGCAATGGCCTGTCAGCCAACCTGATCGCCGGCACGGGCATCGAATCGGCACCCGAGGGACTCAGCGCCATCGTCAGCAACCCGCCGTTCCATCAGGGCGTGCATACCGACTACCAGGCCAGCGAGAACCTGCTGAGCCAGGCGGCTCGCCACTTGATAATAGGTGGCGAGCTGCGCCTGGTGGCCAACAGCTTCCTCAAATACCCACCCCTGATCGAGCGTCATCTCGGCCCCTGCCGCACCCTGGCCGAGGCAGACGGTTTTCGCATCTACAGTGCACGCCGCTGA
- a CDS encoding methyl-accepting chemotaxis protein, whose amino-acid sequence MIGAVVTSVQQVSDSSEHTADIAIRTNQGVQKQLAEIELVATAVHEMTATAQDVARNATHAAEAANHADRAANQGKQVVQETSAAIAALASEIGRAVGVVQNLAKDSENINAILVAIRAIAEQTNLLALNAAIEAARAGEQGRGFAVVADEVRNLAQKTQQATEEIQTMIQQLQQGTREVVKVMEQSQSKTDDSVEHANQAAQSLESITQAVSVINDMNTQIASAAEEQSAVAEDINRNVTNIGQVANEVAGGADEASQASAQLTKLAEQQRRLINQFKV is encoded by the coding sequence ATGATCGGCGCCGTGGTGACCTCGGTGCAGCAGGTCAGCGACTCCTCCGAGCACACTGCCGACATTGCCATCCGCACCAACCAAGGCGTGCAGAAACAGCTGGCAGAGATCGAGCTGGTGGCTACCGCCGTTCATGAGATGACCGCCACCGCGCAGGACGTCGCGCGCAACGCCACCCACGCGGCCGAAGCCGCCAACCACGCCGACCGCGCGGCCAATCAGGGCAAACAGGTGGTACAGGAGACCTCGGCCGCCATCGCAGCCCTGGCCAGCGAAATCGGCCGTGCCGTGGGCGTGGTACAGAACCTGGCCAAGGACAGCGAGAACATCAACGCCATCCTCGTCGCCATTCGCGCCATTGCCGAGCAGACCAACCTGCTGGCGCTCAACGCGGCCATCGAGGCAGCTCGCGCCGGCGAACAAGGCCGCGGCTTCGCCGTGGTCGCCGATGAAGTGCGCAACCTGGCGCAGAAGACCCAGCAGGCCACCGAAGAAATCCAGACAATGATCCAGCAGTTGCAGCAAGGCACGCGCGAAGTGGTCAAGGTGATGGAGCAGAGCCAGAGCAAGACCGATGACAGCGTCGAACACGCCAACCAGGCCGCTCAATCGCTGGAGTCCATCACTCAGGCAGTGTCGGTGATCAACGACATGAACACGCAGATCGCCAGCGCAGCCGAGGAGCAGAGTGCGGTGGCCGAAGATATCAACCGCAACGTCACCAATATCGGCCAGGTCGCCAACGAGGTGGCAGGCGGCGCCGACGAAGCCAGTCAGGCCAGCGCTCAACTGACCAAGCTGGCCGAACAGCAGCGCAGGCTGATCAATCAGTTCAAAGTCTAA
- a CDS encoding CreA family protein, which yields MRLFKGYVLSLLMLPSLALAETIGEVSTVFKWVGPNDKIVVEAFDDPKVSGVTCYLSRAKTGGVKGGLGLAEDRAEASIACRQVGPIAFKGTLKDGEEVFKERTSLVFKTMQVVRFFDSKRNTLVYLVYSDRVIEGSPQNAVTAIPILPWGQP from the coding sequence ATGCGTCTGTTCAAGGGATATGTGCTGAGCCTGCTGATGCTGCCCAGCCTGGCGCTGGCCGAAACCATCGGCGAGGTGTCGACGGTATTCAAATGGGTTGGGCCGAACGACAAGATCGTCGTCGAGGCCTTCGATGACCCCAAGGTATCGGGCGTGACCTGCTACCTGTCGCGTGCCAAGACCGGCGGGGTGAAGGGTGGTCTGGGCCTGGCCGAGGATCGGGCCGAGGCTTCCATTGCCTGCCGCCAGGTCGGTCCCATTGCATTCAAGGGCACGCTCAAGGACGGCGAGGAGGTGTTCAAGGAGCGCACTTCGCTGGTGTTCAAGACCATGCAGGTGGTGCGTTTCTTCGACAGCAAACGCAACACCCTGGTGTATCTGGTCTACAGCGACCGGGTGATCGAGGGTAGCCCGCAGAATGCGGTGACGGCCATTCCGATCCTGCCTTGGGGTCAGCCGTAA
- a CDS encoding putative signal transducing protein produces the protein MQRIYEPENLLEGQMLVDMLASEGVEAHLLGQHLVGAVGELPACGLLGLVVADPHAERARTLIAEYNAAQPVPGDEPESFQGVLLC, from the coding sequence ATGCAACGAATCTACGAACCGGAAAACCTTCTGGAAGGGCAGATGCTGGTGGACATGCTGGCCAGTGAAGGTGTCGAGGCGCACTTGCTCGGTCAGCATCTGGTCGGTGCGGTGGGTGAGCTGCCGGCATGCGGCCTGCTTGGTTTGGTCGTCGCTGATCCTCACGCTGAGCGGGCGCGTACGCTGATCGCTGAGTACAATGCGGCGCAACCTGTGCCTGGCGATGAGCCAGAGTCCTTTCAGGGCGTGTTGCTCTGTTGA
- a CDS encoding CPXCG motif-containing cysteine-rich protein encodes MLESESYYCPYCGEPAEALLDLSAGDQSYIEDCPVCCRPIEFELRTDGTEWELDVRAEND; translated from the coding sequence ATGCTGGAAAGCGAGTCGTATTATTGCCCCTATTGCGGTGAGCCGGCCGAGGCGCTGCTGGATCTGTCGGCTGGGGACCAGTCTTACATCGAAGACTGTCCGGTGTGCTGCCGGCCGATCGAGTTCGAGCTGCGTACGGATGGCACCGAGTGGGAGTTGGACGTTCGTGCGGAGAACGATTGA
- a CDS encoding M48 family metallopeptidase yields the protein MSKVLYLSGLAAAVLLAGCQAVNTTSGGAVGVERKQYMFSMLSTDEVNQMYAQSYQQTLSEASSKGVLDKTSNNAKRLQTVANRLIPQAPRFRPDAANWQWEVNLIKSPELNANCGPGGKIIFYSGIIEQLKLSDDEIAAIMGHEMAHALREHSREAMSKAYGIQVAKQGAGALLGLGESGMAMADTVVQYSLTLPNSRGNENEADLIGLELAARAGYDPNAAISLWQKMEAAGGGAPPEFMSTHPSSSSRIASLQAAIPKVMPLYEQAKAGR from the coding sequence ATGAGCAAGGTTCTATATCTGAGTGGCCTGGCGGCGGCCGTGCTGCTGGCAGGTTGTCAGGCCGTCAATACCACCAGTGGTGGTGCGGTTGGCGTAGAGCGCAAGCAGTACATGTTCAGCATGTTGTCAACTGATGAAGTCAATCAGATGTACGCGCAGTCCTATCAGCAGACGCTAAGCGAGGCATCGAGCAAGGGCGTGCTGGACAAGACCAGCAACAATGCCAAGCGTCTGCAGACCGTTGCCAATCGTCTGATTCCACAGGCGCCGCGTTTTCGCCCGGATGCCGCCAACTGGCAGTGGGAGGTCAACCTGATCAAGAGTCCCGAGCTCAACGCCAACTGCGGCCCGGGCGGCAAGATCATTTTCTACAGCGGGATCATCGAGCAACTGAAGCTCAGCGATGACGAAATCGCCGCGATCATGGGCCACGAGATGGCGCATGCCCTGCGCGAACACAGCCGTGAGGCGATGTCCAAGGCCTATGGCATTCAGGTCGCCAAGCAGGGTGCCGGCGCTTTGCTCGGTCTCGGCGAGAGCGGCATGGCCATGGCGGATACAGTGGTGCAGTACAGCCTGACGCTACCCAACAGCCGCGGTAACGAGAACGAGGCTGATCTGATCGGCCTCGAACTGGCTGCTCGCGCGGGTTATGACCCGAATGCGGCCATCAGTCTGTGGCAGAAGATGGAGGCCGCCGGTGGTGGTGCGCCGCCCGAGTTCATGAGCACTCACCCGTCCTCCAGCAGCCGTATCGCTTCGCTGCAGGCGGCGATTCCCAAGGTGATGCCGCTGTACGAGCAGGCCAAGGCCGGGCGCTAA
- a CDS encoding 1-acyl-sn-glycerol-3-phosphate acyltransferase, with protein sequence MMGAFDAIRPYADAEVRPVLARLLADPAFLGTLTRFRFPRLAGPLGWLLKPLIAARLRSEFANVDSVAGLQEKIEPYIDRTIEHASDGISYSGLEHLQPGKPYLYLANHRDIVMDPAFVNYAVYHAGLQTPRIAIGDNLLQRPFVSDLMRLNKSFIVHRSISGRREKLAAYQLLSAYINHSIREDGESIWIAQAEGRAKDGDDRTDSAILKMFHMSRKDEPFADVIESLNLIPVSISYEYDPCDLAKARELCVRAATGSYTKAPGEDDASIALGITGYKGRVHLHFSPPVAGLEDTKQLAQEMDRHILGQYRLFPVHYLAYAMWEGREAELNVPAASEVFDAAELAKAEAQWNKRLAACSAEEKPFLILQYANPVRNQYRIKAGLPL encoded by the coding sequence ATGATGGGCGCATTCGATGCCATCCGACCCTATGCCGATGCAGAAGTGCGCCCCGTACTGGCGCGCCTGCTCGCCGACCCGGCGTTTCTCGGTACCCTCACCCGTTTTCGCTTTCCGCGCCTGGCCGGGCCCTTGGGCTGGCTGCTCAAGCCGCTGATCGCCGCACGCCTGCGCAGCGAATTCGCCAATGTCGACTCGGTCGCTGGTCTGCAGGAAAAGATCGAGCCGTACATCGACCGTACCATCGAGCATGCCAGTGATGGCATCAGCTACTCCGGCCTGGAGCACCTGCAGCCCGGCAAGCCTTACCTGTACCTGGCCAACCACCGCGATATCGTCATGGACCCGGCCTTCGTCAACTACGCCGTCTACCACGCCGGCCTGCAGACGCCACGTATCGCCATCGGCGACAACCTGTTGCAGCGCCCCTTCGTCAGCGACCTGATGCGCCTGAACAAGAGTTTCATCGTGCACCGCTCGATCAGCGGGCGACGCGAGAAGCTGGCGGCTTATCAATTGCTCTCGGCCTATATCAACCACTCGATCCGCGAAGATGGCGAGTCGATCTGGATCGCCCAGGCCGAAGGGCGCGCCAAGGACGGTGACGACCGTACCGATTCGGCCATCCTCAAGATGTTCCATATGAGCCGCAAGGATGAGCCATTCGCAGACGTGATCGAGTCGCTGAACCTGATCCCGGTGTCGATCAGCTACGAGTACGACCCCTGCGACCTGGCCAAGGCTCGCGAGCTCTGTGTGCGTGCCGCCACGGGCAGCTACACCAAGGCGCCGGGCGAAGACGACGCCAGCATCGCCCTGGGCATCACCGGCTACAAAGGCCGCGTGCACCTGCACTTCAGTCCGCCTGTCGCCGGCCTGGAGGACACCAAGCAGCTTGCCCAGGAGATGGATCGTCACATTCTCGGCCAGTATCGCCTGTTCCCTGTGCACTACCTGGCCTACGCCATGTGGGAAGGCCGCGAGGCCGAGCTGAACGTGCCGGCAGCAAGCGAAGTATTCGATGCCGCGGAACTGGCCAAGGCCGAAGCGCAGTGGAACAAGCGCCTGGCCGCCTGCAGCGCCGAGGAAAAACCGTTCCTGATCCTGCAGTACGCCAACCCGGTGCGAAACCAGTATCGGATCAAGGCAGGCCTGCCCCTGTAA
- a CDS encoding 2-hydroxyacid dehydrogenase: MSNSPRAVFLDHASLDLGDLDMQPLHQAFAELTLHAHTRPDQVAERLQGAQVAISNKVPLDAATFAACPELKLVLVTATGINNIDLKAASDHGVTVCNCQGYGTPSVAQHTLMLLLALATRLPDYQRDIAAGRWQQASQFCLLDHPIVELEGKTLGMLGHGELGGAVARLAEAFGMRVLLGQLPGRPARADRLPLHELLPQVDALTLHCPLNEQTRNMIGAEELALMKPRAFLINTARGGLVDEQALADALRRGHLGGAATDVLLQEPPKDGNPLLAADIPRLIVTPHSAWGSQEARQRIVGQVVENAAGFFAGAPLRVVG, encoded by the coding sequence ATGAGCAACAGCCCACGCGCCGTCTTCCTCGACCATGCCTCCCTCGACCTTGGCGACCTCGACATGCAACCGCTGCATCAGGCGTTCGCCGAGCTGACCCTGCACGCGCACACACGTCCGGATCAGGTCGCCGAACGCCTGCAAGGGGCCCAGGTCGCCATCAGCAACAAGGTGCCGTTGGACGCCGCCACCTTCGCTGCCTGCCCAGAGTTGAAACTGGTTCTGGTAACCGCTACCGGCATCAACAACATCGACCTGAAAGCCGCCAGTGACCACGGCGTAACCGTGTGCAACTGCCAGGGCTACGGCACCCCGTCCGTGGCACAGCACACCTTGATGCTGCTGCTGGCCCTGGCCACGCGCCTGCCCGACTACCAGCGCGATATCGCTGCCGGTCGTTGGCAACAAGCCAGTCAGTTCTGCCTGCTCGATCACCCCATCGTCGAACTCGAAGGCAAGACGCTGGGCATGCTCGGCCATGGCGAACTGGGCGGCGCCGTCGCCCGCCTGGCCGAAGCCTTCGGCATGCGCGTGCTGCTTGGCCAACTGCCCGGCCGCCCCGCGCGCGCCGATCGCCTGCCGCTGCACGAACTGCTGCCGCAAGTCGATGCGCTGACCCTGCACTGCCCACTCAACGAGCAGACCCGCAACATGATCGGCGCCGAGGAGCTGGCCCTGATGAAGCCACGCGCATTCCTGATCAACACCGCGCGTGGCGGCCTGGTCGACGAACAGGCCTTGGCCGATGCCCTGCGCCGTGGCCATCTGGGCGGCGCCGCAACCGACGTGCTGCTGCAGGAGCCACCGAAGGACGGCAACCCGCTGCTGGCCGCCGACATTCCCCGCCTGATCGTCACCCCGCACAGCGCCTGGGGCAGCCAGGAAGCGCGCCAGCGCATCGTTGGCCAGGTCGTGGAAAACGCCGCTGGTTTCTTCGCCGGTGCGCCACTGCGAGTCGTCGGGTAA
- a CDS encoding ketosteroid isomerase-related protein codes for MSLDDRKKVVCQHIDLTWNKGRLALAEQLHSRDFLYKSSFMGRPLDSAGFARMVQDIRYAMPDLQIVVEECVAEGYKVVTWSTLIGTIQKPALGYPPSDKVLSISAMAFWTLTPSNEIQEICTMFDMESFRAQLGLQPRPFAETALP; via the coding sequence ATGTCATTGGATGATCGCAAGAAGGTTGTGTGCCAGCACATCGACCTGACCTGGAACAAGGGCCGCCTGGCCCTGGCCGAACAGCTGCACAGCCGCGACTTTCTCTACAAGAGCTCGTTCATGGGGCGCCCACTCGACAGTGCCGGCTTCGCCCGGATGGTGCAGGATATCCGCTACGCCATGCCGGACCTGCAGATCGTGGTCGAGGAGTGCGTCGCAGAAGGCTACAAGGTGGTGACCTGGAGCACGCTGATCGGCACCATTCAGAAACCCGCGCTGGGCTATCCACCCAGTGACAAGGTGCTGAGCATCTCGGCCATGGCCTTCTGGACACTGACGCCCAGCAATGAGATTCAGGAGATCTGCACCATGTTCGACATGGAAAGCTTCCGCGCCCAGCTGGGCCTGCAACCCCGCCCCTTCGCCGAAACGGCACTACCCTGA